Proteins encoded in a region of the Excalfactoria chinensis isolate bCotChi1 chromosome 16, bCotChi1.hap2, whole genome shotgun sequence genome:
- the MORN3 gene encoding MORN repeat-containing protein 3, which produces MTTRCCPAARRAALRSRSVGARVLSVPGSAVQLLAASRLFSSPSDQAMPVVKYPRAAEPLWREWDRKAQKCGLRHTVYAVNGDQYTGEWLDNLKHGKGTQIWKHNGAIYSGDWKFGKRDGYGSYSIPDPATNEYLRVYTGWWSNDQQCGYGTMFYPSGERYEGEWSNGQRSGWGRMCYGDGSTYEGQWLADRPDGQGTLRLPNNNRYEGGWRDGKKHGPGRFYYLDKGQLLEGIWVTDVPKCGIMIDFNRDAAPAPTQYPIPKIELADPDGVLAEAQVMFDDSQNE; this is translated from the exons ATGACGACCCGTTGCTGCCCGGCGGCACGACGCGCTGCGCTCCGGAGCAGGTCGGTCGGTGCCCGCGTGTTGTCCGTGCCGGGCTCAGCCGTGCAGCTGCTCGCTGCCAGTCGCTTGTTTTCCTCTCCATCCGACCAGGCGATGCCTGTCGTAAAATACCCCCGGGCCGCGGAGCCGCTCTGGCGTGAATGGGacaggaaagcacagaagtgTGGATTAAGACACACGGTCTATGCTGTAAACGGGGATCAGTACACTGGAGAATGGCTGGACAACCTGAAACATG GTAAAGGCACCCAGATCTGGAAGCACAACGGCGCCATTTACAGCGGGGACTGGAAGTTTGGGAAGCGGGACGGGTACGGCTCATACAGCATTCCTGACCCCGCAACCAACGAGTACCTGAGGGTGTACACAGGCTGGTGGAGCAACGACCAACAGTGT GGCTACGGGACGATGTTCTACCCCAGCGGGGAGCGGTACGAGGGCGAGTGGAGCAACGGGCAGAGAAGCGGCTGGGGTCGGATGTGCTACGGAGATGGCTCCACCTACGAGGGGCAGTGGCTGGCGGACCGGCCTGACGGGCAGGGGACGCTGCGCCTGC CAAATAATAATAGGTATGAAGGAGGTtggagagatggaaagaaacatGGCCCAGGCAGATTCTACTACTTGGATAAGGGACAATTGCTTGAAGGCATCTGGGTGACAGATGTACCAAAGTGCGGGATTATGATTGACTTCAACAGAGATGCAGCTCCTGCCCCTACTCAGTATCCAATCCCAAAG atTGAACTGGCTGATCCCGATGGTGTTTTAGCAGAGGCCCAAGTGATGTTTGATGACAGCCAAAACGAATAA
- the TMEM120B gene encoding transmembrane protein 120B — MTSAAHVAAVPRSGAVSVPGGGAVRAMRAQLERSCGEWRELDDEFRQLQETHKVYRQKLEEVTSLQTACSSSIHRQKKTLRDLKHSLQRCRSRATAEEFALIEQISTQIKERQNAFFDMEAYLPKKNGLYLNLVLGNVNVTLLSNQAKFAYKDEYEKFKLYLTIILLLGAVTCRFILHYRVTDEVFNFLLVWYYCTLTIRESILISNGSRIKGWWVSHHYVSTFLSGVMLTWPDGLMYQMFRSQFLAFSIFQSCVQFLQYYYQRGCLYRLRALGERNHLDLTVEGFQSWMWRGLTFLLPFLFCGHFWQLYNAITLFGLSRHKECKEWQVCVLAFTFLLLFLGNFLTTLKVVHTKLQKNKDKMKKL; from the exons ATGACGTCAGCGGCGCACGTGGCCGCCGTGCCGCGGTCTGGCGCCGTGTCCGTCCCGGGCGGCGGAGCGGTTCGCGCCATGAGGGCGCAGCTGGAGCGGAGCTGCGGGGAGTGGCGGGAGCTGGACGACGAGTTCCGGCAGCTGCAG GAAACGCACAAAGTTTACAGGCAGAAACTGGAGGAAGTGACCAGCTTGCagacagcctgcagcagctccataCACCGGCAGAAGAAGACATTAAGGGACCTGAAGCACAGCCTGCAACG GTGCAGGTCCAGAGCTACTGCTGAAGAGTTTGCTCTTATAGAGCAGATCAGCACCCAGATCAAAGAGAGGCAAAATGCCTTCTTTGACATGGAAGCCTACTTGCCAAAGAAAAACGG TTTGTACTTAAATCTGGTGCTGGGAAACGTGAATGTAACCCTCCTGAGTAACCAAGCAAA GTTCGCCTACAAAGATGAGTATGAGAAGTTCAAACTTTATCTCACCATTATCTTGTTACTTGGGGCCGTGACCTGCAGGTTTATTCTTCACTACAG gGTGACAGATGAAGTGTTCAATTTTCTCTTGGTGTGGTATTACTGCACGCTGACGATACGGGAAAGCATTCTCATTAGCAATGGATCAAG GATCAAAGGCTGGTGGGTGTCTCACCACTATGTCTCCACGTTCCTGTCTGGAGTGATGTTAACATG gcCAGATGGACTCATGTATCAAATGTTTCGCAGTCAATTTTTAGCATTTTCAATATTTCAGA gtTGTGTTCAGTTCCTACAGTATTATTATCAAAGGGGCTGCCTTTATAGGCTCCGTGCTTTGGGGGAGAGAAACCACCTGGACCTTACAGTAG AAGGATTTCAGTCCTGGATGTGGCGGGGATTGacatttctccttcccttcttgtTCTGTGGACAT ttctGGCAGCTATATAATGCAATCACGCTTTTTGGGTTATCCAGGCACAAGGAGTGCAAAGAATGGCAG GTCTGTGTGCTGGCTTTcacatttctgctgctcttccttgGGAACTTCCTCACTACTCTCAAAGTGGTGCACACGAAGCTGCAgaagaacaaagacaaaatgaagaaactgtGA
- the RHOF gene encoding rho-related GTP-binding protein RhoF has product MEAANGAVPDGTAGGKGGSATAPSGKKEVKMVIVGDGGCGKTSLLMVYAKGAFPEQYAPSVFEKYATSITIGKKEVTLNLYDTAGQEDYDRLRPLSYQNTNVVLICYDVMNPTSYDNVADKWYPEVNHFCQGVPLVLIGCKTDLRKDKEQLRKLRASKQEPITYNQGEAACQQINAEIYLECSAKCRENIENVFKEATTIALSAMKKAKRQKKQRVCSVL; this is encoded by the exons ATGGAGGCGGCCAACGGAGCTGTGCCCGACGGCACGGCGGGAGGAAAGGGCGGCAGCGCGACCGCGCCGTCGGGGAAAAAGGAGGTGAAGATGGTGATCGTGGGGGACGGCGGCTGCGGGAAGACGTCGCTGCTGATGGTGTACGCCAAGGGCGCCTTCCCTGAG CAATATGCACCGTCTGTGTTTGAGAAATACGCCACCAGCATCACCATTGGCAAAAAGGAGGTCACCCTGAACTTGTACGACACTGCAG GGCAGGAGGACTATGATCGGCTGCGACCACTCTCTTACCAGAACACAAACGTAGTGTTGATTTGTTACGATGTCATGAACCCCACCAGTTATGATAATGTAGCAGATAAG TGGTATCCTGAAGTGAATCACTTCTGCCAGGGTGTCCCACTGGTACTGATCGGCTGCAAAACAGACCTTCGGAAAGACAAAGAGCAGTTGCGAAAGCTCAGGGCTTCTAAGCAGGAACCCATTACTTACAACCAG GGAGAAGCAGCTTGCCAGCAGATAAATGCAGAAATTTATCTGGAGTGCTCAGCAAAATGCCGTGAAAACATAGAAAACGTTTTTAAAGAAGCAACAACTATTGCATTGAGTGCCATGAAAAAAGCCAAGCgccaaaagaaacagagagtgTGCTCAGTGTTATGA